In Anaerolineae bacterium, the following are encoded in one genomic region:
- a CDS encoding GIY-YIG nuclease family protein: MADETGNYVLLLHLPIDEQLTIGKLGTFDFPAGWYAYVGSAFGSGGLVGRLKYHLKPVEKPHWHIDYLRQAARLQEIWLSPGSERREREWVDLMLAIPGAMVVVEGFGASDSDRESHLIYFDVRPLLEDFAVGVRARFPGAQVLRAYEDLKGSGKL, from the coding sequence ATGGCTGATGAAACAGGAAATTATGTTTTACTGCTTCACCTACCTATTGATGAACAGCTGACCATTGGCAAACTGGGAACATTCGATTTTCCGGCAGGCTGGTATGCCTACGTGGGCAGTGCGTTTGGGTCTGGCGGGTTGGTAGGACGGCTCAAATACCATTTGAAGCCGGTAGAGAAACCGCATTGGCATATTGATTACTTGCGCCAGGCCGCCCGTTTGCAGGAAATCTGGCTCTCGCCCGGCAGTGAACGTCGTGAGCGGGAATGGGTTGACCTAATGCTGGCCATCCCCGGCGCAATGGTAGTGGTGGAAGGTTTTGGCGCGTCCGACTCGGACCGCGAGAGTCATCTGATTTATTTTGACGTGCGACCTTTGTTGGAGGATTTTGCAGTGGGCGTGCGAGCGCGTTTCCCGGGCGCGCAGGTGCTGCGGGCTTATGAAGACCTTAAAGGTTCCGGAAAACTTTAG
- a CDS encoding HAMP domain-containing histidine kinase: MSLRWRLIISYILIIAVSLTLAFLTLILIARPVQSRLIRLRLAAQTQRVGAQIDNLLRQGVPIEKILPRLDSWAAQNQTRLVFLDPTGVVVFDSQDIWVGQRPAIGLGETRPPPSRSPAQSGTFDPPGGGTFIYAAVPVGPAGQPLGYLAEVAPYAPTPLDLLTELGQGFLMAGTIALALSLFLGLLITRSVTRPLQHITRAASAVAAGDYEHRMAESGPPELKRVAASFNVMIGRVENSQRAVRDFVSNVSHELKTPLTSIQGFSQAIMEGATQDELAQRRAAKIIHQEASRMARLVEDLLDLARIDAGQVVMNKTPVDLSHILANTLEHLLPQAAQKQIEVVQQWGDLPRVVGDGDRLAQVFTNLLDNAVHHTPVEGRVIISSRIDKHLPRPRRVKPGLVQADVTTALSERGDFVEIGITNTGPEIPADDLARIFERFYQVDKSRKRSRGTGLGLAIVKEIVDAHGGYVNAQSKAGEGTTITVVLPVSEADARTLISSRR, translated from the coding sequence ATGAGCCTGCGGTGGCGCCTGATCATCTCATACATTCTCATAATTGCGGTCAGTTTAACCCTGGCCTTTTTGACCCTCATCTTGATTGCCCGTCCGGTGCAGAGCCGCCTGATCCGTTTGCGGCTGGCGGCGCAAACCCAGCGGGTAGGCGCTCAAATTGACAACCTTCTGCGCCAGGGCGTGCCCATAGAGAAGATTTTGCCCCGCCTGGATTCCTGGGCGGCGCAAAATCAAACCCGCCTGGTTTTTCTTGACCCAACGGGTGTGGTTGTGTTTGACAGTCAAGATATATGGGTAGGGCAACGGCCCGCTATTGGCCTGGGGGAAACCAGGCCGCCGCCGTCTCGTTCGCCTGCTCAAAGCGGAACGTTTGACCCGCCCGGCGGCGGCACGTTTATTTACGCGGCCGTGCCCGTTGGCCCGGCCGGTCAACCGCTTGGCTATTTGGCGGAAGTGGCGCCCTATGCCCCAACCCCACTTGATTTGCTGACTGAATTGGGCCAGGGTTTTTTAATGGCCGGGACAATAGCCCTGGCGCTCTCTCTTTTTTTGGGACTATTGATCACTCGGTCGGTGACGCGCCCCTTGCAACACATCACCAGGGCCGCCAGCGCCGTTGCCGCCGGCGATTACGAACATCGTATGGCCGAGAGCGGGCCGCCGGAGCTCAAACGGGTGGCGGCCAGTTTTAATGTGATGATTGGCCGGGTTGAAAACAGCCAGCGAGCCGTGCGCGATTTTGTGTCCAATGTGTCGCACGAATTGAAAACGCCGCTCACATCTATCCAGGGATTTTCGCAAGCCATTATGGAGGGCGCTACCCAAGATGAGCTGGCGCAGCGCCGCGCCGCCAAGATTATTCATCAAGAAGCAAGCCGGATGGCCCGGCTGGTGGAAGATTTATTGGACCTGGCGCGTATTGATGCGGGGCAGGTGGTGATGAACAAAACCCCGGTGGATTTATCCCATATTTTAGCCAATACGCTGGAGCATTTGTTGCCCCAGGCAGCCCAAAAACAAATTGAGGTGGTGCAGCAGTGGGGTGATTTGCCTCGCGTGGTGGGGGATGGCGACCGGTTGGCCCAGGTTTTTACTAATCTCCTGGATAATGCCGTACATCATACCCCGGTTGAGGGACGGGTGATCATTAGCAGCCGTATTGACAAACATTTGCCTCGTCCCCGGCGAGTCAAGCCCGGTTTAGTGCAGGCTGATGTGACAACGGCGCTTTCGGAGCGAGGCGATTTTGTTGAGATCGGCATTACCAACACCGGGCCGGAGATTCCAGCCGACGATCTGGCTCGCATCTTTGAGCGTTTTTATCAAGTAGATAAAAGTCGCAAACGGAGTCGCGGCACCGGATTAGGTTTGGCCATTGTTAAAGAGATTGTTGACGCGCATGGGGGTTACGTCAACGCGCAGAGTAAAGCGGGGGAAGGCACAACAATTACAGTGGTCCTGCCGGTCAGCGAAGCCGACGCCCGCACCCTCATTTCATCTCGCCGTTAA
- a CDS encoding response regulator transcription factor, whose translation MANDLILIVDDEENIIELGRLYLENEGYQVEAAYDGIEALKKFERRQPTLIVLDLMLPELNGWEVCKKIRATSDVPIIMLTARTDDIDKIVGLELGADDYMTKPYNPRELVARVKAVLRRGRMQTGQPPVPPADSPAHVETPILRAGPLIIAPARREAHLDGKLLDLRTKEFDLLQTFVENKGLALSREKLLELAWGYDFYGETRTVDVHVAHLRDKLSPDERVGIETVWGVGYKFVCRE comes from the coding sequence ATGGCCAACGATCTCATTCTTATTGTGGACGATGAAGAAAACATCATTGAGTTGGGCCGGCTTTACCTGGAAAACGAGGGCTATCAAGTGGAGGCCGCGTATGACGGCATAGAGGCCCTCAAGAAATTTGAGCGCCGCCAACCCACGCTGATTGTATTGGACTTGATGTTGCCGGAACTGAATGGCTGGGAAGTGTGCAAAAAAATCAGGGCGACCAGCGACGTGCCCATCATTATGCTTACCGCCCGCACCGACGACATTGACAAAATTGTAGGGCTGGAATTGGGCGCGGACGACTATATGACCAAACCCTACAACCCTCGGGAATTGGTGGCGCGGGTAAAGGCCGTTTTGCGGCGGGGGAGGATGCAGACAGGCCAACCTCCTGTGCCCCCTGCGGATAGCCCGGCCCACGTTGAAACGCCAATTTTGCGAGCAGGCCCGCTCATTATCGCCCCGGCTCGCCGTGAAGCTCACCTGGATGGTAAATTGCTGGACTTGCGGACCAAAGAGTTTGATTTGCTGCAAACCTTTGTGGAGAACAAAGGTCTGGCCCTGAGCCGGGAAAAGCTGCTGGAACTGGCCTGGGGATATGACTTTTATGGCGAAACCCGAACGGTTGACGTGCATGTGGCCCATCTCCGCGATAAACTTAGCCCCGACGAACGGGTTGGCATTGAAACGGTGTGGGGCGTGGGCTACAAATTTGTTTGCCGGGAGTAG
- a CDS encoding protein kinase, producing MDIPGGKFIDDLTGQHFGGYELKELVATGGMASIYKGFDEALSRWVAIKVVPIQATGVAEETMLARFRLEAQAIAALRHRNILTIYGYGEEKGWAYIVMEYVPGGSLKDRIKLDQPFTWQQALTIIIPVSEALAFAHDRHIIHRDIKPANILMPAEDWPLLADFGLAKMEHSTRPNLTMPGQVLGTMAYAAPEQIQEGEIDTRVDIYSLGIVLYELLTGKLPFAGETTFDFLMARLTDPPAPLLKINPDAPPLFVPILDKALAQEPEDRYQTMIEFSGALKEAQRELTSLMTTTESVKAKRREPKVRLTVSPGGQEILISGQPELIIGRASKDKVPGIDLAPYGGSKAGVSRQHSRLVNQDNEWFIEDLSSTNGTFVNGIKLTPRQMVTLKNNDLIRCGQIELHFLIG from the coding sequence ATGGACATTCCTGGCGGAAAATTTATAGACGATTTAACCGGCCAACATTTTGGCGGCTACGAGTTAAAAGAGTTAGTGGCCACCGGCGGGATGGCCAGCATTTACAAAGGGTTTGATGAAGCCTTATCGCGTTGGGTAGCGATCAAAGTAGTGCCTATCCAGGCCACGGGAGTCGCCGAGGAGACAATGCTGGCTCGTTTTCGTCTGGAAGCCCAGGCTATCGCGGCCTTGCGTCACCGAAATATTTTGACCATTTACGGTTATGGCGAGGAAAAAGGGTGGGCCTATATTGTAATGGAGTACGTGCCGGGCGGCTCTTTAAAAGACCGCATCAAACTCGACCAGCCCTTTACCTGGCAGCAGGCCCTCACAATTATTATTCCCGTTTCCGAGGCCCTGGCTTTTGCGCATGATCGCCACATTATCCACCGAGATATTAAACCGGCCAACATTTTAATGCCCGCCGAAGATTGGCCCCTTTTGGCCGATTTTGGCCTGGCCAAAATGGAACACTCTACCAGGCCCAACCTGACCATGCCCGGCCAGGTATTAGGCACTATGGCTTACGCCGCCCCCGAGCAAATTCAAGAGGGTGAGATTGATACCCGCGTAGATATTTATTCCCTGGGCATTGTTTTGTACGAGCTTTTAACCGGCAAGCTTCCCTTTGCCGGTGAAACCACCTTTGATTTTCTGATGGCCCGCCTGACTGATCCGCCGGCCCCTCTTTTAAAAATCAACCCCGATGCGCCCCCCCTCTTTGTGCCTATTTTAGATAAAGCCCTGGCCCAGGAACCGGAAGACCGCTATCAAACAATGATAGAATTTTCTGGAGCCTTGAAAGAAGCCCAACGCGAACTCACCAGCCTGATGACGACGACAGAAAGTGTCAAGGCCAAACGGCGAGAGCCAAAAGTCCGCCTGACGGTTAGCCCCGGCGGCCAAGAAATTTTGATCTCAGGCCAACCGGAGCTGATTATTGGCCGGGCTTCTAAAGATAAAGTGCCCGGCATTGATTTAGCCCCTTACGGCGGCAGCAAAGCCGGCGTCTCCCGCCAACATAGCCGCCTGGTAAACCAAGATAATGAGTGGTTTATTGAAGACTTGAGCAGCACCAATGGCACTTTTGTCAATGGCATCAAGCTGACGCCTCGCCAGATGGTCACTCTCAAAAATAACGACCTGATCCGCTGTGGGCAAATTGAGTTGCATTTTTTAATAGGTTAA
- a CDS encoding LysM peptidoglycan-binding domain-containing protein: protein MVRLVWCYLLIIFGGLLLTGCDLSRPQDAAGDIEAFVPPAVAQTNTVIGLQPSTQQLNMGERGNVDLTVANITNLFGFEIGLQFDPNLIQIQDMDPTKEGVQIQPGDFLSPDLVQSNIADNTTGNILYVVTQVAPSPPASGSGVLATITFQAVAEGVSNLTLPTVKLGDPNGQPITADVQPGQVIVGEGAGQPTPTFTVTFTPIPGEPTPTPTIPAIDTPTPTSIPLIPTATPTISPSPAPTITPIPPITNIPPGATVGFCYRVQEGETLYGIAQKFGVNAHFLNLVNDLYPPGYVFTHQALFIPEQCGGGPNVYVVKAGDTLIRIADQCHLPVSFLAWTNGLPETAVLPEGHVLEIPLPPFSPPSRYPYPPPGPPPVAPPPGGCAACSSNW, encoded by the coding sequence ATGGTAAGGCTCGTCTGGTGTTACCTGCTGATTATTTTTGGCGGATTATTACTGACCGGCTGCGATTTATCCCGCCCGCAAGATGCAGCCGGCGATATTGAAGCGTTTGTGCCCCCGGCCGTGGCCCAAACCAACACGGTTATTGGGCTGCAACCGTCTACCCAGCAGCTCAACATGGGCGAGAGGGGAAACGTTGACCTTACCGTTGCAAACATAACCAACCTGTTTGGTTTTGAAATTGGTTTGCAATTTGATCCCAACCTCATCCAGATTCAAGATATGGATCCCACCAAGGAAGGCGTCCAGATTCAGCCGGGCGATTTTCTGTCGCCTGATCTGGTGCAAAGCAACATAGCCGACAATACCACCGGCAATATTCTGTACGTGGTCACCCAGGTTGCTCCTTCCCCGCCCGCCAGCGGCAGTGGGGTGCTGGCCACCATTACGTTTCAGGCTGTAGCGGAAGGCGTCAGCAACCTGACCCTGCCTACTGTTAAATTGGGGGATCCAAACGGCCAGCCCATTACCGCCGACGTCCAACCGGGCCAGGTGATTGTTGGTGAGGGCGCAGGTCAACCAACGCCTACTTTTACGGTTACGTTTACGCCTATTCCCGGTGAACCCACGCCTACACCCACTATCCCTGCAATAGACACACCCACCCCTACCTCTATCCCCCTTATCCCAACCGCCACGCCAACTATATCCCCCTCGCCCGCCCCTACCATCACCCCTATCCCCCCCATCACCAATATTCCGCCGGGCGCAACCGTAGGCTTCTGCTATCGAGTTCAGGAGGGAGAGACGCTCTACGGCATTGCCCAAAAATTTGGCGTAAATGCCCATTTTCTCAACCTGGTCAACGACCTGTACCCACCGGGTTATGTCTTTACCCATCAAGCCCTTTTTATACCAGAACAATGTGGGGGTGGCCCTAATGTGTACGTGGTTAAAGCAGGGGATACCCTGATCCGCATTGCCGACCAGTGTCATTTGCCGGTCTCTTTTCTGGCCTGGACCAACGGCCTGCCCGAAACCGCTGTTTTGCCGGAAGGCCACGTGCTGGAGATCCCCCTTCCGCCCTTCTCCCCGCCTTCCCGGTATCCTTATCCTCCCCCGGGACCGCCGCCTGTTGCGCCGCCGCCTGGAGGTTGCGCCGCCTGTAGCTCAAACTGGTAA
- a CDS encoding tyrosine phenol-lyase: protein MTHSNPQTMGQQFGRRSWAEPWKIKMVEPIRLISREERQQALAEAGYNTFLLRSKDVYIDLLTDSGTSAMSDRQWAGLMLGDEAYAGSRNFYHLEQTVQTYYGYRYLVPTHQGRGAEHLISQALIKPGHYIPGNMYFTTTRLHQELAGGTFVDVIIDEAHDPANPHPFKGNVDLAKLEALIKRVDAENIPYVSLAGTVNMAGGQPVSMANVKALRELCNRYGIRVYLDATRMVENVYFIQQREEGYASRSIAEILQEFCSYTDGAWMSAKKDHLVNIGGWLAVNDPKVFDLARNMVVIYEGLHTYGGMAGRDMEALAIGIVEAVQDDHIRARVGQVQYLGELLTDWGIPIVQPVGGHAIFLDAKRIYSHLPQNQFPAQTLAVELYLDSGIRSMERGIVSAGRDPETGDHRYPALELVRLTIPRRVYTQAHMDVTAEAVKAVYNARAQTRGLKMVYEPKYLRFFQARFERL from the coding sequence GACTCACTCAAACCCGCAAACCATGGGCCAGCAGTTTGGCCGTCGTTCCTGGGCCGAACCATGGAAGATCAAAATGGTCGAGCCAATCCGCCTCATCAGCCGGGAAGAGCGGCAACAGGCTTTAGCCGAAGCCGGCTACAACACCTTCCTGCTGCGTTCCAAAGATGTCTATATTGACTTGCTCACCGACAGCGGCACCAGCGCCATGAGCGACCGACAATGGGCCGGCCTTATGTTGGGGGACGAGGCTTATGCCGGCAGTCGTAATTTTTATCACCTGGAACAAACCGTGCAAACCTATTACGGCTATCGCTATCTGGTGCCCACCCACCAGGGACGAGGTGCCGAGCATCTGATCAGCCAGGCCCTCATCAAACCCGGTCACTATATCCCCGGCAACATGTACTTTACCACCACCCGTTTGCATCAAGAATTGGCCGGAGGCACCTTTGTTGACGTCATCATTGACGAAGCCCACGATCCGGCCAACCCGCATCCCTTCAAAGGCAACGTTGATTTAGCCAAACTGGAAGCGCTCATCAAGCGCGTGGACGCTGAAAATATCCCCTACGTGAGCCTGGCCGGCACGGTGAACATGGCCGGCGGCCAGCCAGTGAGTATGGCTAATGTGAAGGCGCTACGCGAGTTATGCAACCGCTACGGTATCCGGGTCTACCTGGACGCAACCCGTATGGTGGAGAACGTTTACTTCATTCAACAACGTGAAGAAGGATATGCCAGCCGGTCCATTGCCGAAATTCTGCAAGAGTTTTGTAGCTACACCGATGGCGCCTGGATGAGCGCCAAAAAGGATCACCTGGTCAATATTGGCGGCTGGCTGGCCGTCAATGACCCAAAAGTTTTTGACCTGGCCCGCAATATGGTGGTCATTTATGAGGGGCTGCACACGTATGGGGGCATGGCCGGGCGCGATATGGAGGCGCTGGCCATTGGCATTGTTGAAGCTGTGCAGGATGACCATATTCGCGCTCGTGTTGGCCAGGTGCAGTATCTTGGTGAGTTATTGACCGACTGGGGGATTCCCATTGTGCAGCCGGTTGGCGGGCATGCCATCTTTTTAGACGCCAAACGCATCTATTCTCACCTCCCCCAGAACCAATTTCCGGCCCAAACCCTGGCCGTCGAACTTTATCTTGACTCCGGCATTCGTTCAATGGAACGCGGGATTGTCAGCGCGGGTCGGGACCCGGAAACAGGCGACCATCGTTATCCTGCCCTGGAATTGGTCCGCCTGACCATTCCTCGCCGGGTTTACACCCAGGCTCACATGGATGTCACCGCCGAGGCGGTCAAAGCCGTTTACAACGCCCGCGCCCAAACGCGCGGCCTGAAAATGGTCTACGAACCTAAATATCTCCGTTTCTTCCAGGCGCGGTTTGAACGTTTATAA
- a CDS encoding DUF456 domain-containing protein — MTEFWQGVIIFITLFTMMVGLIFTAVPPIPGTVVIWAAAIFYGLVLGWENLGWLTFGVLTILMIVGLVVDVVAGHFGAKLGGASCLAIFVGAVLGLIVGIILSLIGTPVLGCFAGLIGMVAGVLWIEWKRRGDWERAVRATKGYIAGSVAGIMARVTSGVLMFSIFLVRAYWGG, encoded by the coding sequence ATGACCGAATTCTGGCAAGGGGTGATAATTTTTATCACGCTGTTTACAATGATGGTTGGCCTTATTTTTACGGCAGTTCCCCCTATCCCCGGCACTGTGGTCATCTGGGCGGCAGCTATTTTTTACGGCCTGGTTTTGGGTTGGGAAAATCTGGGCTGGCTTACATTTGGCGTACTGACTATTTTGATGATTGTGGGCCTGGTAGTGGATGTTGTCGCCGGACACTTTGGGGCCAAATTGGGTGGCGCTTCCTGCCTGGCCATTTTTGTGGGGGCAGTGCTAGGACTGATTGTGGGCATCATCCTCAGTTTGATCGGTACGCCGGTGTTGGGTTGTTTTGCCGGGCTAATCGGGATGGTGGCCGGGGTATTGTGGATAGAGTGGAAACGTCGGGGCGATTGGGAGAGGGCGGTCAGGGCCACCAAAGGCTACATCGCCGGGTCCGTAGCAGGCATTATGGCCAGGGTAACTTCCGGGGTGTTGATGTTTAGCATCTTTCTGGTTAGGGCTTATTGGGGAGGGTGA